Part of the Nicotiana sylvestris chromosome 5, ASM39365v2, whole genome shotgun sequence genome is shown below.
GCAATCTCAACCACGCAATCTTCTGCTGTATTTGCAGCCGGACTCAATCTCATTGATTGAAAGAATGGAACAACTTCTTCCATCAGCTTCACCCCCTCCCACTCTTTCTTCAAACTCTCTACGGCATCACCTCTTTCTTTCCTCCACACGTATGGAAGCCCAGTTTTCACGCCATATCCCAAGTGATCACACACAACCTTAACACACATTCCGGTCCATATATCCTCCACAGTTTCCCACCTGAACTTTCCTTCTTTTGCCAGCCTGAAAGATGGTAGCAAAGCAGGTCCCACCAACTCACGATCAAATGCTATGTTGATTCCACTCAGAGGCATCATTGCCCTAGCTGGTACAGTGAGGACAGCATCAACATATCGAGTGTTCCTCAGCGCCGGCTTGAGGGCTTGTGTAGGTGCATCAAGATCTGCTAAATTAAGACACAGTCCACATGACAGAGCACACGAGACACCGCTTCGCAAGCTAAATGGGTAGCCACGAACAAAATCAGCTCCTTTACGGAAAGGATCATAGAGGGTATTAAAGAAAAATGGGGTGGCAGGAGTTGAAAGGTTATTGATGTGTTGGGCATTGGCATCGACTTGGTTACCCTCATTATCCTTAGCTGGAATGCAATCATCATCTATTGAGATGACATATTTCTTCTTTGACAAGAGATAGCCAAAATATCGGCACGAATAACCAGAGAAAGTTACAGCTTTTGAAGTTCCTATAATTCGTTGAATATCAACTTTTGTATAGGCATCATAATTAAATCCACCTGGAATTTTAAGTTCTTCTTTGAGGTCAGGATCTTGAATAATTATCAGGTGAAATCGGGAGAATACTGCTCTCCATTCTTCCAGAAATGAAGTAAGATCTGGTTGAATTGCAGCTATCACAATATCTACCTCATCATCTCTGACACTGACTAGCGACATTTTTTCAGGCTACAACGAGTAAGAGCAAAAAACAGGTTTCGTTGTCTTGAGAAACGGCCAGAGCCTTTTGCAATAATTTGCTTGCTATCAAAACAATATCAATACTTCTCAGAGCATCCTGAAAAATTAGATTCTTATAAGGATTCTGGAATGATGCAACAGAAGGACTTAAATACAAAAAACTTACTAGTAGGAAGCACAGGAGTAAGAACACATTGGATGTTAAATGCGTCAATTAGAGAAAGGATTTCTTCTTTCCCAGTTGCAATAAACAGCTTCAAAATCTTTTCGTTTAGTTTCCCAGCTCTCAATGTCCTCTGCCAAAATAAGTATTAAGACTGTTATCACATGTTAACCTGCTCCAACATGATTAGCTAGACGGATCTTCACGAAAAATTTCAGAGTTAGTCATCAGATCTACCACTATGGAGAGGTTTTCCAGTTTTCACTTAGCGCCATTCATCATTCAATTTCTGTTCCACATTTCATTTACACAACATGGACAATCATGTAGACTGGACATATTGAAGTGaccgaaaaaaaagaaaaaactcccCTTATATTCTTTGGATAAATATCACAACCCAGTATTTCTTTAATATGCTGTCTAAGGCTAGGCCACTCCTACTTTGACATGATGCAGTCTGACAATAAGTTGCTGAACTAAGATTGTTTTTATAGTGAATTAAGATATTCTTGTTAAGCAAAAGTGTCAGATAAATCCCATACCCAACCAAGTGCAAGCTAAAAAAAACAATGTGTCTTTGCTCTCTTTGATCTGGATTGGTATATTACTTACAAAAGAACAATCCAAATTTAATAAACTCAGAAGTCTTAAAAAACTGACCCAAGAGAAAGCCACAAAATTCTTTCAGCATTCATGATAATTGAACACTGGTTACAACAAGATAACAAGGGGAACCCCGAACCAACAAAATGCATCAGAATCAGATCACAACACAGATAAATTACATAAGCATCCTTCATTATCCAAAAAGATTAAACCTGCCCCAAATTGACAGATGAAAACCCCATAAATTACAAAGGCAAACAGAAAAAGTAGCTGTAAGTGTGTAAGCTcagagatagatagatagatgcAAGCCACAAATATACTTCCTTTAATTTACATCTCAAAATTTGCACCAATTAAACTGGATAACAAAAAAGAACCCACAGATCAGAACAAAGATAAATTACACAAGCATACttgaaaatccaaaaagtttAAAACTTGCCCCAAATTGAAAGATGTAAAACCCCTAAATTACAGAGGAAATCTCAAAGATAGATAGCTAGCAAGTCAAGCTACAAAGCTAATTCCTTTAATTTACAATTCAAATATTTAGCATCGACTACACTGGATAACAAAAGCCCACAAAAGAAAAACCTAGAATATGCATCAAGAATCAGATCACAGCACAAAcaagttagaaaaaaaaaaaagacccaTAATCTTACTTGATGATAAATCCAAAGTGATTCAAATTGACAGAtgaaacaataaaaaataaaatattaagtaaGAAGTAATAAAGAAGAAAGTGAAGTGGGAGTTACCAGGAAAAGGTCAAGAAGGATGTGTTCAGGCAAGAAAGAGAgatcagaaaaggaagaaataTGGAGGAGGGCAGAGTCAATAGCGAGAGAAAGAAGGGAAGGCGGGTCGGTTCTCATTCATTTATTTATCCCCTTTACTCACTCCGATATTTGCTAACACATGTGACAGAGCACTTGAACAAAGCAATCACTTGTTTACATCTAAAGATTTGTGTTGTCTGTCAATGGAGAGAAGTTGTGTTGGAAGCTACCTAGAAATtcggagaagaaaaaaaaaatcttgccTATTCTATAAATTTCAGAAATTCCATAGTGGGTCATTctattattttgttattgttattattattattaaaaaatttaATAATAATGTTAGTTTTCTTCATCGTAGATTTTTAGTTGTTGTTTTTTCGCTAGGATGGTATTACTATTGTTTACCTGTAAAACAGTACAGTTAAATTTATACGTGATTTCTAGACAAGTGAGAGATTCAGAAATAATAAAATTGAAGAATAATACGATACTTAGCCTCAAAATGTAGATAAAATTTTGGGAGCAAGACTCCCGGCCACAACAATTATGAGATTAAAAAGCAAAAAAGTAAATGATATAAAAGTTTGTATAAAACGTAGTAAAAGTTTGCCGGAAAATTCATCCCTTTCACAATGATAACTGAGTTCTCTATTTATAGCTATGTCATGGATTCAGCCCTTTTACAATGATAACTGAGTTCTCTATTTATAGCTATGTCTTGGGAAGGAGATCCTAGGATCGTGCCCTCCTTTAATGttaattatgagggccattgatgAAGGTGTAACAGTGGAAATAAATGTCAAATTTCTTGTAACGGGCTGCCGTTCCTAATACTGCAGAATATTCTCTATTAAATGCTACCGGACGCAAAACATTCAATACACTTTTATGAACATTCTCTCCCGGTAACAAATGAAATAGCTGCTTTCGGTGACCATCTCCGTCTTGGGTTCCACGTGTCCTTCCTTTAAGTGACCACGTGTCATATCATATTTTTTTCTATACTAATAGCCCCCCTGCTTTCCGGTGACACAATCAGGAAAGTTGGTAGAAATACTCCTTTCAGCGAGAATTACTATAATTCTCTTTGCAGGCCTCTGAAGGTTGATTAGACGCAcgtctctccgcatttaatgTTCCGAACATGCGTTATCCCACGATTTAGCACAACATTTGCCCATTATCAAGGTAACCATGGCCATGAGTTTAGCCGCCAAAATTTTACTTATACACATCACCTTTCTCCTATGTACTTCATAATTTCTCAAACTATTAACTTGCATCTttgttttctatttcttttcctAATTTTCTTCGAACCAAAACCCTTCTCCGTCTTCTTATTCAATGACTTCTTCTTCCAAACGTGCTGGCTCtttaaagaaaaagaacaaggCTGAGGATTCTGCTCCTCCAACGGTAGGTTCCATCATCCCCCGAAGTCTTAACACCACAAAAGACTTTGAAGAGAAATTCCCTATTTCTAACCCTCATTCACGGGCTGTCAGTAGGTATCCTTCTTCAATTTGCCTTTCCAGTATTCCTACTGTGAAGGAAGACTGCCGCTGTCATGAGTTGGACATCATTGCTCCTGATCTATCAGAGCGAGTGACCCTTCCCAGGGAaggttttacatatttttacatgtatccctttactttgggtgCGTTTTCTTTGAGCGGAGAGCTTGATTCCGTGATTGCGGAGTTTTGCCTTCGTTACCAAATATGCTTGGCACAAGTGAGTCCTTCTGAAtcgtggagactcttcaaaaacATCAAATTGATCGTCCACCTTAATTCCTTTTATTTTTTCACATTTTATAAGATCACTGATTAGCCCTTGTATGTTACAACGTGCAAAAAAGTTAACAACAGCCCAGTGCTCTGTCTTTGTCAGATTAACCAGTCTCTTGTTATTAAAATTCCACCTGCCATTACGTGGAACAAAGTTATCATTATTAGCAATGGCTACATCATCTCCATCGGCCGCATTTGGTCATGAAGGAGATGTTCCTCCTCTCTAGTCTCCAGTTCAAGGGAATTTGGGGCAAAATTACGTTGCCCCTTCTGAGGATCCATCTACTTCTCCCGGGGCGCGGACACTTCTCTTCCTCCTGGTTCCGGAGACGTTGCAGTTTAGCTTTTCTTTTTCCCATTCTTGTATCTTTgccatttttgtttttgtaaataaAGAAACATCTTTGCTCAAGTATTGTTTGAGTCTTATTTTCGTCTGAATATCCATGCAAGTCTTTAATATTTGCATTTGCTTAAGAATTTTTCGCACGTTTTCATTTTTTGCTTTGTTATGTATATTTTCGGATGCACTTTCTTTGAAGTACTTTGATTCCGAGCATTATCCCTTTTACATGAGAGTTTGTATAAGTGTTTGCACAATTTTTACGTCTTTTAGTATACGCCTTCGGGTGCATTCTTTCCCTGAAGGTATTTTGATTTTGGGCATAAATTCTTTCGAAATCAACCGTTTAACATGAGGGTTTTTATAAAAAAGGGCCGTCTTATGTTTatggtgctcttgaagaggacgtctcctgtTCATTATGGCACTAGAatacttgtttaactttcaaatgataaacTTAGTTCATCGTTCAGACAAGAAAGAAGATATAAATAAAGGGATTTCATTTTATTTAATTCCTTGTATTTTCAAAAGATACAAAAGCATTTGTTATGATGAAAAAAGAAATTTCCATTACTTGTGGCTATCTTATACAACTTGCTTCTACAGGGCTGGCTATGCAGTCCCCGGTCTGATGACACATTTGTATTTCTAGATTTTCGTTCCCGATTGACATGGCAGTTATTGATGCCGTATTCTCATATCATTCCTCCCAGTGTTCGAATGCGAAGAATACGAATTGGAACATTGGAAGTCTTGTGCCTTCAAAGATTCTACCAATGGATTGCCAGAAAATCCTTCACTCGGTAACACATCTTACTTTCCCTCAAGAATCTATGCTATAGAGCAAAAGATTATAAACAATTCTCTAGTGATTTATGCTTGTGAACAGTCGGGTAATCTTTGCTCAATAGCAAACTTAACTTCCTAGTAGGAATTTGCTATAGAGCCAAAGACTATCTAACTATCCCCGAGTAGAAATTTGCTGATTTGCCTTGATATTAAATGTCTTATTGTTGTTGTCTTCGTAGTACGCTTTCTATCACTGCCGCATTAAAAACCTTTCCAGAAAAAttcaattgggacaaaaactgaatgaagggaaaaagagtgcatcaaATACTTTCAGATTGGATATTGTTCATCAGCAATAATATCTTTTGAGGTGCGCCACGTTCCAATTGTTGTGCAATTTGTCTCCATTTTGGTTCTCCAATTTGTATGAACCTTTTCCAGTGACAGTTGAGATCCGGTAGGGCCCTTCCCACAGTGGCCCTAGCTTCCTCGCATTGAGTTCTCGGGTATTTTGGGTTACTTTCTTTAATACCAAGTCTCCTACTTTGAAATAACGGAATTAGCTCTTTGATTATAATATCGCTCCATTCTCTACTTTTGAGCTGCCATTCTTACACGCACATCCTTGCGTTCTTCGAGCAGCTCCAAGTTGATCAGCATTGCTTTGTTGTTAGATTCTTCATTTTCTTGGAAGTATCTCAAAGTAGGTTCTCCCACTTCCACTGGGATTAGGGCTTCTGCGCCATACACAAGGGAAAAATGAGTCTCTCCTGTGCTCGACTAGGCCGTTGTTCGGAAGGGCCATAGAACTCCGGGTAATTCTTCGGGCCAATTGTCTTTTGCCGCTCCCAATCTTTTCTTAAGGTTTTGAATAATCACTTTATTTATTGACTCTGCTTGACCTTTTTCGCTCGAATGATAAGGTGAAGAGGTGATCCTCTTTATCTTCAAATTTTCAAGAAACTTTGTAATTTTTGCGCCGATAAACTACGGCCCATTATCGCTTGGTATCTCTTTTGGTATTTCGAACCTGTAAATTATATTTTCCCACAGAAAGTCGACCATTTTGCATTCTCTAATCTTCTGATAAGGAcccgcttccacccatttggaaaaatagtcagtcaaaactaaaagaaatcttacctttcCAGGAGCCGGTGGCAgcggtccgacgatgtccatccccatTTCATGAACTGCCACAGGGACAAAATCGAATTTAAGGGTTCTGCCGGTTGATGTACTAGTGGTGCATAACTTTGGCACTTATCGCATTTTCGGACAAAGTCTTTGGCATCTTGTTCCATGCGGGGCCAGTAATATCCTGCCCGTACTAATTTCAACACCAAAGAATATGCTCCCAAGTGGTTGCTGCATATTCCTTCATgaacttctctcatgacataatTAGCTTCGGACGCACCCAAACACCGGGCCAATGGGCCTTGGAAGGATTTCTATATAATTGGCCTTTCTGGAAGCTATAACAGGCAGCTTTTGTGCGTAGCGCTTGTGACGCTTTGGGATCTTCTAGCAACTTCCAGTGCTCGAGATAGTCAATTATTTCATTTCTCCAGTCCCAAACAAAACTAGCCGAATTCACCTCATAGTAACAATCTGTAACCAGGACTGACTTCATTAGTTGTACCACCGTCCCTGATCCCGATCCCTTGATTTATGTCGACGAGCCCAAGCTTGCCAATGCATCTGCTTCCGTGTTTTCTTCCCTTGGTATATGAGTAATTGACCACTCCTGTAATAGTTCTAACAGAGCCTGAACCTTTTACCACGTATTGTTGCATACGGTCCTCTTTGGGGTCAAAGATCCTGTAGACCTGATTTACCACCAACTGCGAATCACATTTGATTTCTATGACCTCAGAATCAAGTCCTGAGGCCAGTTCGAGCCCTACAATCAAAGCTTCGTACTCTACTTTATTGTTAGTTAAAGGGATCACTCTAATGGCTTGCCTTAGGGTTTCCCCTAATGGCGTGATTAAGACTATTCCGAGCTCGAACCCTTTCATGTTAGAAGCTCCGCCGCAAATAAGGTTCAAATCCCCGATGTCGATTCCGACACCATTACCGCCTCCTTGGTTGCAAGAGGCAAGATTCTCGGATTTAAGGCTGTACTTTGGGCCGGGCCCGGCCCTAAATGggccgggccaaacggtccctAGCTTTGGCGGTCCCGGGCCTAACGGTCCAAATGGGTGGAACCGACCCACTGTGGGCCTAATCCCACATGGTCCCGAGCTAAATGGTCTAGGC
Proteins encoded:
- the LOC104228326 gene encoding probable UDP-arabinopyranose mutase 5 isoform X2 is translated as MRTDPPSLLSLAIDSALLHISSFSDLSFLPEHILLDLFLRTLRAGKLNEKILKLFIATGKEEILSLIDAFNIQCVLTPVLPTISVRDDEVDIVIAAIQPDLTSFLEEWRAVFSRFHLIIIQDPDLKEELKIPGGFNYDAYTKVDIQRIIGTSKAVTFSGYSCRYFGYLLSKKKYVISIDDDCIPAKDNEGNQVDANAQHINNLSTPATPFFFNTLYDPFRKGADFVRGYPFSLRSGVSCALSCGLCLNLADLDAPTQALKPALRNTRYVDAVLTVPARAMMPLSGINIAFDRELVGPALLPSFRLAKEGKFRWETVEDIWTGMCVKVVCDHLGYGVKTGLPYVWRKERGDAVESLKKEWEGVKLMEEVVPFFQSMRLSPAANTAEDCVVEIAAAVKEQLGQIDPVFTRAADSMVEWVKLWKTVKTQT
- the LOC104228326 gene encoding probable UDP-arabinopyranose mutase 5 isoform X1 — translated: MSLVSVRDDEVDIVIAAIQPDLTSFLEEWRAVFSRFHLIIIQDPDLKEELKIPGGFNYDAYTKVDIQRIIGTSKAVTFSGYSCRYFGYLLSKKKYVISIDDDCIPAKDNEGNQVDANAQHINNLSTPATPFFFNTLYDPFRKGADFVRGYPFSLRSGVSCALSCGLCLNLADLDAPTQALKPALRNTRYVDAVLTVPARAMMPLSGINIAFDRELVGPALLPSFRLAKEGKFRWETVEDIWTGMCVKVVCDHLGYGVKTGLPYVWRKERGDAVESLKKEWEGVKLMEEVVPFFQSMRLSPAANTAEDCVVEIAAAVKEQLGQIDPVFTRAADSMVEWVKLWKTVKTQT